Proteins encoded together in one Peribacillus asahii window:
- the galE gene encoding UDP-glucose 4-epimerase GalE — translation MAILVTGGAGYIGSHICVELLQHGYEVVVVDNLSNSSFESIKRVKAITGKGMKFYQIDILEQEKLDLVFSENIIEGVIHLAGLKVVGESVQNPLQYYKNNLIGTLVLCEVMDKYNVKKMVFSSSATVYGIPKKVPISEDFSLGATNPYGRTKLMVEEVLRDYYISNPNWSIVILRYFNPIGAHPSGNIGEDPSGIPNNLMPYVTQVAVGKLKELTVFGNDYPTVDGTGVRDYIHIVDLAEGHMKALEKTMTSKGIEVYNLGTGIGYSVLEMIAAFEKVSGRKIPYKFAERRAGDIAICYADPLKAKVHLGWMAKRGLEEMCADSWRWQSKNMNGYN, via the coding sequence CTATTTTAGTTACAGGTGGTGCAGGGTATATTGGTAGCCATATATGTGTTGAACTTCTTCAACATGGCTATGAAGTAGTCGTTGTCGATAATCTCTCTAACAGCAGCTTTGAATCTATAAAACGAGTAAAAGCTATAACAGGAAAGGGTATGAAATTTTATCAAATTGATATTCTTGAACAAGAAAAATTAGATTTGGTTTTTTCTGAGAATATAATTGAAGGAGTCATTCACCTTGCTGGTTTGAAAGTGGTAGGGGAATCTGTTCAAAATCCTCTTCAATATTATAAAAATAATCTTATAGGAACTCTTGTGCTTTGTGAGGTTATGGACAAATACAATGTGAAGAAAATGGTATTCAGTTCATCGGCTACGGTTTACGGTATTCCTAAAAAAGTTCCGATTTCAGAGGATTTTTCACTTGGGGCAACCAATCCTTATGGGAGAACGAAATTAATGGTTGAAGAAGTATTGAGAGATTACTATATTTCTAATCCTAATTGGAGCATCGTTATATTGCGTTATTTTAATCCTATTGGGGCACATCCAAGCGGGAATATTGGCGAAGATCCAAGCGGTATACCGAATAATCTAATGCCTTATGTTACTCAGGTGGCCGTAGGAAAGTTAAAAGAGTTAACGGTCTTTGGAAATGACTATCCCACAGTAGATGGCACTGGTGTAAGAGATTATATTCATATTGTCGACTTAGCTGAGGGACATATGAAAGCATTGGAGAAGACGATGACTTCCAAAGGAATTGAAGTCTATAATTTAGGTACCGGTATTGGTTACAGTGTATTAGAAATGATTGCAGCTTTTGAAAAAGTATCCGGACGGAAGATTCCATATAAGTTTGCTGAGCGTAGAGCTGGTGATATAGCAATCTGTTATGCGGATCCTTTAAAGGCAAAAGTTCACCTAGGATGGATGGCCAAAAGGGGACTTGAAGAAATGTGTGCTGATTCATGGAGATGGCAATCGAAAAATATGAATGGATATAACTAA